In Anseongella ginsenosidimutans, one genomic interval encodes:
- a CDS encoding DUF72 domain-containing protein encodes MKFGTVDNPGEIDFSLPADHPDTKRVLKAHKNKQPFEIYVGCAKWNRQDLKGFYPRGTKDELSYYASQFNSIELNATFYNSPDRAQVETWKSKTPENFRFFPKIPNTISHFKRLINVQEPVEAFCDAISNFEEKLGMSFLQMHDNFKPKDIERLVTFVKNYPPAIPLAVEMRNTEWFTDRDAAEQFYQLLEGQGKTNIIVDTAGRRDMLHMRLTSPTAFIRYVGANHSTDYSRLDSWLERIKDWRSAGLQTLYFFVHQNVEKESPLLSAYFIKKLNETFSAGLKVPESAG; translated from the coding sequence ATGAAGTTCGGCACGGTAGATAATCCCGGAGAAATAGATTTCAGCCTTCCGGCTGACCATCCGGATACGAAGCGGGTACTCAAAGCCCATAAAAACAAGCAGCCTTTTGAAATTTATGTAGGCTGCGCCAAATGGAACCGGCAGGACCTGAAAGGGTTTTACCCCAGGGGCACCAAGGATGAACTCTCTTATTATGCCAGCCAGTTCAACTCCATTGAGCTGAATGCCACCTTTTATAATTCTCCCGACCGCGCGCAGGTGGAAACCTGGAAAAGCAAGACGCCGGAAAACTTCCGGTTCTTTCCCAAAATACCCAATACGATCAGTCACTTTAAGCGGCTTATCAATGTGCAGGAACCCGTGGAAGCCTTCTGCGACGCCATCAGCAATTTCGAAGAAAAGCTTGGAATGAGCTTTCTGCAAATGCACGATAATTTTAAGCCGAAAGATATTGAACGCCTGGTAACATTTGTCAAAAACTATCCCCCGGCTATCCCGCTGGCCGTGGAAATGCGAAATACGGAGTGGTTTACCGATAGAGACGCCGCTGAGCAATTTTATCAGCTGCTGGAAGGCCAGGGAAAGACGAATATTATTGTAGACACCGCCGGAAGAAGGGACATGCTGCATATGCGGCTGACCAGCCCCACTGCCTTCATTCGCTATGTGGGAGCCAACCATTCTACCGACTATTCGCGCCTGGACAGTTGGCTGGAGCGCATCAAAGACTGGCGCAGCGCAGGCCTTCAAACGCTTTATTTCTTTGTCCACCAGAATGTTGAAAAAGAATCTCCACTCCTTTCAGCTTACTTCATAAAGAAACTAAATGAAACCTTTTCCGCCGGCCTGAAAGTACCCGAATCAGCCGGATGA
- the rnr gene encoding ribonuclease R, with the protein MANKSKQLKGLKQVFTQLVINILAKSSGKSLNYKQVSSALNITDAETREVILEILKDEAKEGTFREVSKGKFQISDMKTYVTGVIDMTATGSAYVVSDELEDDVFIAPRKLRNALHKDKVKVFVYERKGGKKQIEGEVVEILERSKKTFTGQLVVSKNFAFLEPDDRKMLHDIFIPLENSKGGKDGQKAVARITQWPEGAKNPVGEIVEILGSPGENNTEMNAILADFGFATSYPESGIREAEAFDGKIPSGEIKNRRDFRKITTFTIDPADAKDFDDAISFRKLENGNYEIGVHIADVTYYVKPGSELDREAEERGTSVYLVDRVIPMLPERLSNDLCSLVPKQDRLCFAAVFELDDKARVLNEWFGRTVIHSNRRFSYEEAQMVLDTGKGDFAGELLKLNELAYILREQRFKNGAINFETTEVKFRLDEKGVPLGVYVKERKDTHKLIEDFMLLANRLVARFIGTRGKGKNKPPFVYRSHDAPDAENIATFAQFAEKFGYKISTKSTREISRSLNFLMEDVVGRKEQNVLTHLAIRAMSKAKYTTKQTSHYGLAFDYYTHFTSPIRRYPDVMVHRLLAHYLDGGKPVDAAELEPRCVHASEMEKRAADAERASVKYKQAEYLQDNVGEVYQGVISGLTEWGMYVEIIENKCEGMVRLREIDDDFYVLDEKNYCLIGQRKKKKYQLGDEVKVRVKNVNLVKRQIDFKIVMQ; encoded by the coding sequence ATGGCGAATAAGAGTAAACAATTGAAGGGCCTCAAGCAGGTTTTTACTCAGTTGGTAATTAATATTTTAGCGAAAAGCTCCGGCAAATCGCTTAATTATAAGCAGGTGAGTTCAGCGCTGAATATCACTGATGCTGAAACGCGGGAAGTGATCCTGGAGATACTCAAGGATGAAGCAAAGGAGGGAACGTTCAGGGAAGTTTCGAAAGGAAAGTTCCAGATCAGCGATATGAAAACTTACGTGACCGGTGTGATTGACATGACAGCAACCGGTTCTGCCTATGTTGTTTCCGATGAATTGGAGGACGATGTCTTCATCGCTCCCCGTAAACTCCGGAATGCCCTGCATAAGGATAAAGTAAAGGTATTTGTTTACGAACGAAAGGGGGGCAAAAAGCAAATAGAAGGGGAGGTGGTGGAGATCCTTGAGCGGTCTAAAAAGACGTTTACCGGGCAGCTCGTCGTTTCAAAGAATTTTGCTTTCCTGGAACCGGATGACCGGAAGATGCTGCACGATATTTTTATCCCGCTTGAGAACAGCAAGGGAGGAAAAGACGGGCAGAAAGCCGTAGCCCGTATTACTCAATGGCCGGAAGGTGCGAAAAACCCGGTGGGGGAGATCGTGGAGATATTGGGAAGCCCGGGCGAGAACAATACCGAAATGAATGCTATTCTGGCCGATTTCGGATTTGCGACGTCTTACCCGGAATCAGGAATCAGGGAAGCGGAAGCTTTTGACGGCAAAATTCCTTCCGGAGAGATCAAAAACCGCCGTGACTTCAGGAAAATAACCACCTTTACCATTGACCCGGCCGATGCAAAAGACTTTGACGACGCTATTTCTTTCCGCAAACTTGAAAACGGAAATTATGAGATAGGCGTCCATATTGCTGACGTTACCTATTATGTCAAGCCCGGATCGGAGCTTGACCGGGAGGCGGAAGAGCGGGGCACTTCCGTTTATTTGGTTGACCGGGTGATTCCCATGCTTCCCGAGCGGCTTTCCAATGATCTTTGTTCATTGGTGCCTAAGCAGGATCGCTTGTGCTTTGCCGCTGTATTTGAACTGGATGATAAAGCCCGCGTTCTCAATGAATGGTTCGGGCGTACGGTTATTCATTCCAACCGGAGATTCAGTTATGAAGAGGCCCAGATGGTCCTGGATACCGGAAAAGGAGATTTCGCCGGTGAACTGCTGAAGCTGAACGAACTGGCTTATATTCTGCGCGAACAGCGCTTTAAGAATGGGGCCATTAACTTCGAAACCACGGAGGTGAAATTTCGCCTTGACGAAAAAGGCGTTCCCCTGGGCGTATACGTGAAGGAACGTAAAGACACACATAAGCTTATTGAAGATTTTATGCTACTGGCAAACCGCCTGGTGGCCCGCTTTATAGGAACCCGGGGCAAAGGCAAGAATAAGCCTCCCTTCGTGTACCGGAGCCATGATGCGCCTGATGCGGAAAATATTGCCACATTTGCCCAGTTTGCGGAAAAATTCGGATATAAGATCAGTACGAAATCCACCCGTGAGATTTCCCGTTCCCTTAATTTTTTAATGGAAGATGTCGTGGGCAGGAAAGAGCAGAACGTACTTACGCACCTGGCCATCCGGGCGATGTCCAAGGCAAAGTACACCACGAAGCAAACCAGCCACTACGGATTGGCTTTCGATTATTATACACACTTTACTTCGCCCATCAGGCGGTATCCCGATGTCATGGTTCACCGGCTGCTTGCGCATTACCTTGACGGCGGGAAACCCGTAGACGCCGCTGAGCTGGAGCCGCGCTGCGTACATGCTTCCGAAATGGAAAAGCGGGCGGCGGATGCCGAACGTGCCTCGGTTAAATATAAACAGGCGGAATACCTTCAGGATAACGTAGGAGAGGTTTACCAGGGCGTTATTTCCGGGCTCACGGAATGGGGAATGTATGTGGAGATCATAGAAAACAAATGCGAGGGTATGGTGCGCCTGAGGGAAATAGACGATGATTTTTACGTGCTGGATGAAAAGAACTACTGCCTTATCGGGCAGCGGAAAAAGAAAAAGTACCAGCTTGGCGATGAAGTGAAGGTCCGTGTTAAAAATGTAAATTTAGTAAAACGGCAGATCGATTTTAAAATCGTCATGCAGTAA